The proteins below come from a single Balaenoptera ricei isolate mBalRic1 chromosome 17, mBalRic1.hap2, whole genome shotgun sequence genomic window:
- the SLURP1 gene encoding secreted Ly-6/uPAR-related protein 1 codes for MPKGQPSLDDRPVSSLLEPPILHPKSRHQHWRQGSGCRRALTLCCSLPGEALRCVTCEQPRALLLSKTITNCKPEDTACKTSQLTVESEFPFNHSPVVTSSCSSSCEDADPDTIGAAHPSYCCFHDLCNSMGVARLSAGALVPRGP; via the exons ATGCCCAAGGGCCAG CCCTCCCTGGATGACCGGCCCGTCAGCTCGCTGCTAGAGCCTCCCATCCTGCATCCAAAATCCAGGCATCAGCACTGG AGGCAGGGGTCAGGGTGCAGGAGAGCCCTCACCCTCTGCTGCTCCCTTCCAG GTGAGGCCTTAAGATGCGTCACCTGTGAGCAGCCCAGGGCCCTTCTTTTGAGCAAGACCATTACTAACTGCAAGCCGGAGGACACAGCGTGCAAGACCTCGCAGCTGACGGTGGAGTCAG AGTTCCCCTTCAACCACAGCCCCGTGGTGACCAGTTCCTGCTCCAGCTCCTGCGAGGACGCTGACCCAGACACCATCGGGGCTGCCCACCCCAGCTACTGCTGTTTCCATGACCTCTGTAATTCTATGGGGGTTGCCAGGCTCAGTGCTGGGGCCCTAGTCCCTAGGGGGCCATAA
- the LYPD2 gene encoding LOW QUALITY PROTEIN: ly6/PLAUR domain-containing protein 2 (The sequence of the model RefSeq protein was modified relative to this genomic sequence to represent the inferred CDS: substituted 1 base at 1 genomic stop codon), which produces MSQVGVGGEVLLICSADRSGGCSGCSPSLRGRPRTARAAGTRLWGTRLALLALVLAAGCELVVALQCYNSPEPTSVSSXVTTTTCNAHRTMCKTTLCSLEIASPFRGGSAVTKSCASKCVPSDVDGIGWTRPVSCCNTDLCYVDGAPALGL; this is translated from the exons ATGTCtcaggttggggtggggggagaag tcctCCTGATCTGCTCGGCTGACCGGTCGGGTGGCTGCAGCGGGTGTTCGCCATCCCTGCGGGGCAGGCCCAGGACCGCGCGCGCTGCAGGGACCAGACTCTGGGGGACACGGCTGGCGCTGCTGGCGCTGGTGCTGGCCGCCGGCTGTGAgctcg TGGTGGCCTTGCAATGCTACAACAGTCCTGAGCCCACCAGCGTGTCCAGCTGAGTCACCACCACGACCTGCAATGCCCACAGAACCATGTGCAAGACCACGCTCTGCTCCCTGGAGAT AGCGTCCCCTTTCCGGGGGGGCTCCGCGGTGACCAAGTCCTGTGCCAGCAAGTGCGTGCCCTCGGACGTGGACGGCATCGGCTGGACCCGGCCCGTGTCCTGCTGCAACACTGACCTGTGCTACGTGGACGGGGCGCCTGCCCTGGGCCTTTGA
- the THEM6 gene encoding protein THEM6 isoform X2 has translation MLGLLMAVLALALAYFALLDGWYLVRVPCAVLRARLLQPRVRDLLAEQSYAGRVLPSDLDLLLHMNNARYLREADVARAAHLARCGVLGALRALGARAVLAASCARYRRSLRLLEPFEVEPPELPADLQHWIAYNEASSQLLRAGSGLGHAVKDQ, from the exons atgCTGGGGCTGCTCATGGCGGTGCTGGCCCTGGCGCTCGCCTACTTCGCGCTGCTGGACGGCTGGTACCTGGTGCGCGTGCCGTGCGCCGTACTGCGCGCGCGCCTGCTGCAGCCCCGCGTCCGTGACCTGCTGGCTGAGCAGAGCTACGCGGGCCGCGTGCTGCCCTCGGACTTGGACCTGCTGCTGCACATGAACAACGCGCGCTACCTGCGCGAGGCCGACGTGGCGCGCGCCGCGCACCTGGCCCGCTGCGGCGTGCTCGGGGCTCTGCGCGCGCTCGGGGCGCGCGCCGTGCTGGCAGCTTCGTGCGCGCGCTACCGCCGCTCTCTGCGTCTGCTCGAGCCGTTCGAG GTGGAGCCCCCTGAGCTGCCAGCCGACCTGCAGCACTGGATCGCCTACAACGAGGCCAGCAGCCAGCTGCTCCGGGCCGGGAGCGGGCTCGGCCACGCTGTAAAGGACCAGTGA
- the THEM6 gene encoding protein THEM6 isoform X1: MLGLLMAVLALALAYFALLDGWYLVRVPCAVLRARLLQPRVRDLLAEQSYAGRVLPSDLDLLLHMNNARYLREADVARAAHLARCGVLGALRALGARAVLAASCARYRRSLRLLEPFEVRTRLLGWDDRAFYLEARFISLRDGFVCALLRSRQHVLGTSPERVVQHLCKRRVEPPELPADLQHWIAYNEASSQLLRAGSGLGHAVKDQ, encoded by the exons atgCTGGGGCTGCTCATGGCGGTGCTGGCCCTGGCGCTCGCCTACTTCGCGCTGCTGGACGGCTGGTACCTGGTGCGCGTGCCGTGCGCCGTACTGCGCGCGCGCCTGCTGCAGCCCCGCGTCCGTGACCTGCTGGCTGAGCAGAGCTACGCGGGCCGCGTGCTGCCCTCGGACTTGGACCTGCTGCTGCACATGAACAACGCGCGCTACCTGCGCGAGGCCGACGTGGCGCGCGCCGCGCACCTGGCCCGCTGCGGCGTGCTCGGGGCTCTGCGCGCGCTCGGGGCGCGCGCCGTGCTGGCAGCTTCGTGCGCGCGCTACCGCCGCTCTCTGCGTCTGCTCGAGCCGTTCGAGGTGCGCACCCGCCTGCTGGGCTGGGACGACCGCGCCTTCTACCTGGAGGCGCGCTTCATCAGCCTGCGCGACGGCTTCGTGTGCGCGCTGCTGCGCTCCCGCCAGCACGTGCTGGGCACCTCGCCGGAGCGCGTCGTGCAGCACCTGTGCAAGCGCAGG GTGGAGCCCCCTGAGCTGCCAGCCGACCTGCAGCACTGGATCGCCTACAACGAGGCCAGCAGCCAGCTGCTCCGGGCCGGGAGCGGGCTCGGCCACGCTGTAAAGGACCAGTGA
- the PSCA gene encoding prostate stem cell antigen: MKAVLLALLAAVLALRPGTALQCYSCKASVSNEDCQHMQNCSRSETQCRTEFIRAVDLLTLISKGCSLHCVDSEDYYVGKKNVTCCSTDLCNASGAHALQPAIVTLTPLTVLGVLLFWGPGQL; the protein is encoded by the exons ATGAAGGCTGTCCTCCTTGCCCTGCTAGCCGCTGTCTTGGCCCTGCGGCCAG GCACCGCCCTGCAGTGTTACTCCTGCAAGGCCAGCGTCAGCAACGAGGACTGCCAGCACATGCAGAACTGCAGCCGCTCTGAGACCCAATGCCGGACCGAGTTCATCC GTGCTGTTGATCTCCTGACCCTCATCAGCAAGGGCTGCAGCTTGCACTGCGTGGACTCAGAGGACTACTACGTGGGCAAGAAAAACGTCACATGCTGCTCTACTGACCTGTGCAACGCCAGCGGGGCCCACGCCCTGCAGCCGGCCATTGTCACCCTGACGCCGCTCACCGTTCTTGGCGTGCTGCTGTTCTGGGGCCCCGGGCAGCTGTAG